One genomic segment of Misgurnus anguillicaudatus chromosome 23, ASM2758022v2, whole genome shotgun sequence includes these proteins:
- the LOC129435233 gene encoding uncharacterized protein: MLMLVKEELEKMTDPQPCRIKDEDTEEQIEMMEVKEESQTEVDEKHQIVKINHNVSQKETLKTEDIKCENSSSEDERPEDHKRTHSEEKPFTCQQCGKSFRRKAHLNTHMRIHTGEKPFTCHHCKKSFTTASNLKKHLRIHTGEKPYTCQECGKSFTFQTSLKVHMRIHTGEKPHLCHHCEKSFRTASKLKTHMMTHTGEKPYTCQQCGKSFSIERDLKIHARIHTGEKPFTCHECEKCFRRKSILTAHMTIHKGEKPYVCFQCEWCFSMECQLKRHMMIHSEKKPHACLQCEKSFIQKRGLEAHMRSHTGEKPYICLQCEKSFSLKFHLKRHMMIHSEKKPHACLQCEKSFIEKRGLDIHMRSHTGEKPYICLQCEKSFTSEGNLKTHVKIHTR; this comes from the exons atgttgatgctggtaaaagaggagcttgagaagatgacagatccacaaccatgcagaataaaggatgaagatactgaggaacaaatag AAATGATGGAAGTGAAAGAGGAGAGTCAAACTGAAGTGGATGAGAAACAtcagattgtaaaaataaaccataatgtttcacagaaagaaactctgaagacagaagacataaagtgtgaaaatagTTCCAGTGAAGATGAACGCCCTGAAGATCACAAGAGGACTCACAGTGAGgagaaacctttcacatgtcaacagtgtggaaagagtttcagaagaAAAGCTCACCTTAACACacacatgaggattcacactggagagaaaccattcaCTTGCCATCACTGtaaaaagagttttacaactgCATCTAACCTTAAGAAACAtttgagaattcacactggagagaaaccttacacttgtcaagagtgtggaaagagtttcacctTTCAAACAAGCCTTAAAGTacacatgaggattcacaccggagagaaaccacATCTGTGCCATcactgtgaaaagagttttagaACAGCAAGTAAACTTAAGACACACATGATgactcacactggagagaaaccttacacttgtcaacagtgtggaaagagtttctctATTGAAAGAGACCTTAAGATACACgcaagaattcacactggagagaaaccgtttACATGCCATGAGTGTGAAAAATGTTTCAGAAGGAAGAGTATCCTTACAGCACACATGACAATTCACAAAGGAGAGAAACCATATGTGTGTTTTCAGTGTGAATGGTGTTTCAGTATGGAGTGTCAACTTAAGAGACACATGATGATTCACAGCGAAAAGAAACCTCACgcatgtcttcagtgtgaaaagagtttcataCAAAAACGTGGACTTGAGGCTCACATGAGaagtcacactggagagaaaccttacatatgtcttcagtgtgaaaagagtttcagtTTAAAGTTTCACCTTAAGAGACACATGATGATTCACAGTGAAAAGAAACCTCATgcatgtcttcagtgtgaaaagagtttcataGAAAAACGTGGACTTGATATTCACATGAGaagtcacactggagagaaaccttacatatgtcttcagtgtgaaaagagttttacaaGTGAAGGTAATCTTAAGACACATGTGAAGATTCACACTCGATAG